A part of Acropora palmata chromosome 8, jaAcrPala1.3, whole genome shotgun sequence genomic DNA contains:
- the LOC141890144 gene encoding very-long-chain (3R)-3-hydroxyacyl-CoA dehydratase-like — MATAFKPIIRWAQSKERLFLTIELSDVQYPTVELTSKRLVFQGFGHGARGEQPYHVDFNFYRPVDIQASSHKVLERYVEFSIAKLAGEHQFWPRLLADEQKPAWLKINFDRWQTEDTSGSEREEQAEIEKFLAASDARELELENQINKSKEEIIGFMKMFYLIVYNAMQGGLYLYITIVLLFRLSLHGTEAFTEGYDAVSDILASCQLAAFLEVINPLMGVVKTGVMAPFIQVFGRNMVLFLIVVAHKELHKQAAVFGLFLVWSLIEVVRYPFYISQVVNKRIEPLIWLRYTMWIPLYPLGIFFEGTLIWRAIPLLDKSERFSFHLPNAFNFSFSFSWFLRVYLIMMIAGGWYMMKHMYILRQRRYGRRKRKMR, encoded by the exons ATGGCAACTGCATTCAAGCCAATTATTCGTTGGGCGCAAAGCAAGGAAAGGCTCTTCCTAACAATAGAGCTTTCAGATGTGCAGTATCCAACAGTTGAGTTGACCAGTAAGCGATTGGTCTTCCAAGGATTTGGTCATGGTGCAAGGGGTGAGCAGCCATATCATGTGGATTTCAACTTTTATAGGCCAGTTGACATACAGGCAAGTAGCCACAAAGTTCTGGAACGTTATGTCGAGTTTTCAATTGCGAAATTAGCAGGAGAACATCAGTTTTGGCCGCGACTTCTAGCAGATGAACAGAAACCAGCTTGGTTAAAGATTAACTTCGATAGATGGCAGACTGAAGATACTTCTGGGAGCGAGAGAGAAGAGCAAGCTGAAATAGAAAAATTTCTGGCAGCAAGCGATGCAAGGGAATTAGAGTtagaaaatcaaatcaacaagAGCAAAGAAGAAATCATTGGAttcatgaaaatgttttatcTGATTGTTTACAATGCCATGCAGGGAGGGTTATACCTGTACATAACTATTGTGCTGTTGTTCAGATTGTCCTTGCATGGCACAGAAGCTTTTACTGAAGGCTATGATGCTGTAAGCGATATTTTAGCTTCTTGCCAATTGGCTGCCTTTTTGGAGGTTATTAACCCTCTCATGGGTGTTGTAAAAACGGGTGTCATGGCTCCCTTCATTCAAGTGTTTGGACGAAACATGGTTCTGTTTCTGATTGTTGTTGCCCACAAGGAACTCCACAAACAAGCTGCTGTGTTTGGCCTTTTCCTTGTTTGGTCGCTAATTGAAGTTGTCAGGTACCCTTTCTACATTTCTCAAGTTGTCAACAAGAGGATTGAACCACTAATATGGCTTCGTTACACGATGTGGATTCCCCTTTATCCACTGGGTATATTCTTTGAAG GGACCCTGATATGGCGTGCCATTCCTCTGCTGGATAAatctgagaggttttccttCCACCTCCCAAATGCTTTTAACTTCAGTTTCAGCTTTTCATGGTTTCTACGAGTATATCTCATCATGATGATAGCAGGAGGATGGTACATGATGAAGCACATGTATATTCTGCGGCAACGACGTTATGGCCGGCGCAAAAGGAAGATgagataa
- the LOC141890139 gene encoding uncharacterized protein LOC141890139: MRIDDTVLPQDTVMDGICTSTSDPPLEKSGVRDLDCGKNCLNGIKWPPEHHTKNTSGRNREFNVNGLRIHSPMITHGGRTLKKPARFVESDSDDASSRRKFNSAKRRKRPLSESSRHKRTALCENSRTNSLDGDSRNVSKNHETKGDLLSQKIQNGIRTDMEYEVDLAPTSGVVLSLSTSSNNSFIQQTESLCLKKAFNDFPIDLKISNSNETPPIKRGRGRPPKNLAKYSSVDKRSPHGNCAVSATNAALASPSSSKFGKKRKLSKGIRNFQTNCFSSSSEDSEPATLTPKRRGRPPTKKLLSSCETKHEIVRIQNGVKHSWVRPVLKAVDKRTLLKPSKKYLKLTLSSPEKLMMTKANSKFARVNGCSILPSGKEFKRKRGRPPKPKPELCSDEEGIDNDDFHFTDDEQELDISPGTKHKLCTLNLHGKIDKDPLAANSLKKNSATLKLKQKAFEKARRTHFVNNDVENSQSYHSSPAESELHSDFPHKRRRRNKADKVLGMRRNVSGVYEYLVQWKDGTSSWAPSNELEDYEMDFKCFLGHDLQETNIVSRLPYHAYWKDDLILHHSNQAEVNRLLTSDDVHLQLPSTQDGTIDQSIYTSVYESDSCDRHYICKEVSTQKLDDCVHVVISRASSKRQKINQRILDSVIIALEEAAMDESKFLVLSGLEDDTFCGVDLNRLENFPCKEEARHYRRDVDKIRYLAQVMIDFPKPIVASLKKPAQGLGAKLVSFCDLVCEEASLDDPVTLHNESKGRVPYCFTRLMGHTSANEQIIVGHQVPASQLDCVNSVSEVFNSTRYTASMSASLKAMAVSDAKVCSDGLNTKGVGDELLDLEQQLDQERRKARECIGEIQELWNSVVSQKIFT, encoded by the exons ATGCGAATAGATGATACAGTTCTACCGCAGGACACAGTTATGGACGGGATTTGCACATCGACATCGGATCCACCTTTAGAGAAATCAGGCGTAAGGGATTTGGATTGCGGGAAGAATTGTTTGAATGGCATTAAATGGCCGCCAGAGCATCACACAAAGAATACGAGTGGTCGCAATAGAGAATTCAATGTTAATGGTCTGAGGATCCATTCGCCGATGATTACTCATGGTGGGAGAACACTAAAAAAACCTGCTCGTTTTGTGGAGTCAGATTCAGACGATGCGAGTTCTCGAAGGAAGTTTAATTCCGCGAAAAGGAGAAAGCGTCCTTTATCTGAATCTTCGCGTCACAAGAGAACGGCATTATGCGAGAATAGTAGAACAAACTCTTTAGATGGAGACTCTCGTAATGTTTCAAAAAATCATGAAACGAAAGGGGATCTTTTATcgcaaaaaatacaaaatggtaTTAGGACAGATATGGAGTACGAAGTTGATCTTGCTCCGACGTCTGGCGTGGTTCTTTCTTTGTCAACAAGTTCTAATAATTCTTTTATTCAACAAACAGAATCTCTTTGCCTGAAAAAAGCGTTCAATGATTTTCCAATTGACTTGAAGATTTCAAATTCCAACGAGACTCCGCCGATAAAGCGAGGGAGGGGAAGGCCTCCAAAAAATCTGGCGAAGTATTCTTCAGTTGACAAGCGCTCGCCACATGGTAATTGTGCTGTAAGTGCCACGAATGCAGCTCTCGCGTCACCTTCAAGTTCAAAATTTggtaagaaaagaaaactgtcGAAAGGAAttcgcaattttcaaacaaactgTTTCTCGTCCAGTAGCGAAGATAGCGAACCGGCGACACTAACTCCCAAGAGAAGAGGTCGCCCACCGAcgaagaaattgttgtcaAGTTGCGAAACAAAACACGAGATAGTCAGGATACAAAATGGCGTTAAACATTCGTGGGTGCGGCCTGTTTTGAAAGCTGTAGACAAACGTACGTTGCTGAAAccttcaaaaaaatatttgaagttaACTCTTAGTTCTCCagaaaaattgatgatgaCCAAGGCAAATTCGAAGTTTGCCAGGGTGAACGGCTGTAGTATTCTACCTTCCGGGAAAGAGTTCAAACGAAAACGTGGTCGTCCACCGAAGCCGAAACCTGAATTATGCTCTGACGAAGAAGgtattgataatgatgactTTCATTTTACGGACGACGAGCAAGAACTTGATATTTCTCCAGGTACGAAACATAAACTATGCACGTTGAATTTGCACGGAAAGATCGATAAAGACCCCCTCGCTGCGAATTCTTTAAAGAAGAATTCTGCTACTCTAAAACTTAAACAAAAAGCTTTcgagaaagctagaagaactCACTTTGTAAATAATGATGTGGAGAATTCTCAAAGTTATCATTCATCACCAGCTGAAAGTGAACTTCACTCTGATTTCCCTCACAAACGAAGAAGGAGGAATAAAGCCGATAAAGTTCTTGGAATGAGACGAAATGTGTCAGGTGTGTACGAATATTTAGTCCAGTGGAAGGATGGAACAAGTTCTTGGGCTCCGTCAAATGAACTAGAGGATTATGAGATGGattttaaatgttttcttgGCCATGacttacaggaaaccaacattGTAAGCCGTCTTCCTTATCATGCATATTGGAAAGATGATTTGATTTTGCATCATAGCAACCAAGCTGAGGTTAATAGATTATTGACAAGTGATGATGTTCATTTACAACTGCCATCTACACAAGACGGGACAATCGATCAGAGTATTTACACTTCTGTTTATGAATCTGATTCTTGTGATAGACACTACATTTGCAAGGAAGTATCTACGCAAAAACTAGATGATTGTGTTCATGTTGTGATTAGTCGTGCCTCTAGCAAGAGGCAGAAGATAAATCAAAGAATTCTGGACTCCGTCATAATTGCATTGGAAGAAGCTGCAATGGATGAATCAAAGTTTCTTGTTTTGAGTGGTTTAGAAGATGACACTTTTTGTGGCGTTGATCTGAACCGCCTTGAGAATTTTCCATGCAAGGAAGAAGCAAGGCATTATCGTAGGGATGTTGATAAAATTAG GTATTTAGCGCAGGTTATGATTGACTTTCCAAAGCCTATTGTGGCTTCACTGAAGAAACCAGCACAAGGTCTAGGTGCAAAGCTTGTATCTTTTTGTGACCTTGTCTGTGAGGAG GCATCTCTAGATGATCCAGTTACCCTTCATAATGAATCTAAGGGACGTGTCCCATACTGTTTCACAAGGTTGATGGGACATACCTCAGCGAATGAGCAGATAATTGTGGGGCACCAAGTCCCTGCCTCTCAATTAGATTGTGTGAACTCTGTATCTGAAGTTTTCAATAGCACAAGGTACACTGCTAGTATGTCAGCTTCTTTAAAAGCCATGGCTGTTTCAGATGCCAAGGTTTGTAGTGATGGCTTAAACACCAAAGGTGTTGGCGATGAACTCTTGGATCTGGAGCAACAGCTTGATCAAGAAAGGAGAAAGGCACGGGAATGCATTGGTGAGATTCAAGAGCTTTGGAACAGTGTTgtttcacagaaaatcttCACATAG
- the LOC141890142 gene encoding uncharacterized protein LOC141890142, whose product MLMIFCRLYDMSSPKGCVVTDEDSLSFYAVFNLWEPPRKLSRSVSNTVEGKKHFHLHFELPLPKQIIIFSLGKWEAHLKGQEIIAEVLVDGEIPPNKIGTLTSSNKALCWDNTWPISFEKKSEEVFEQGRMAKLILRSEKVNTCNNKENQPAKDETTLSPKRQIQKEGNRSPVTPGNFENLKQQKLHFTECTKTEHAMSGVKVNRTPVSSKKRRRSNAEILSQSRKKRAVPRNLSSSPEILTPPDTPSGTNMGDVPSCRWGHDMCLIGNRKSILVGGQGSKLQMAKDSVWTLDMSQGCATWIQETYESGGADRRIGHTVTYDPDKKVLYVYGGSKNKRWFNDVNILDLQENTWTAVKAFGSAPTRAYHSCNFFKGELLVFGGVYPNPDPQPDSCSSELFIFNADAKNWYKPLTTGTPPCPKSGHSASLIEDRLVLFGGWDFPQCFNDVSIIDLAMMEFSSPVMTGCLPSPRSWHASAVLPKQRIFIHGGYDGNQILTDSFIFNLALLTCTAVKTSNKLTARAGHVAMYLPVEGDQEGEEEIVVFGGGDNEGGYFNDLVIFTPSVC is encoded by the exons ATGTTGATGATTTTTTGTCGATTATACGACATGAGCTCTCCAAAGGGATGTGTCGTTACAGACGAAGATTCCTTATCGTTTTATGCTGTTTTTAATCTCTGGGAACCTCCAAGAAAGCTAAGTCGCTCTGTTAG TAACACAGTGGAAGGCAAGAAACACTTTCATCTTCATTTTGAGCTTCCTTTGCCAAAGCAAATCATAATTTTTAGTCTTGGAAAGTGGGAAGCACACCTCAAAGGACAAGAGATCATAGCAGAGGTTTTGGTTGATGGAGAAATTCCACCCAATAAGATCGGCACCTTAACAAGttcaaacaaagctctttGTTGGGATAACACATGGCCCATCAGCTTTGAGAAGAAAAGTGAGGAAGTTTTTGAGCAG GGCCGAATGGCAAAATTGATTTTAAGATCAGAGAAGGTGAATACTTGCAATAACAAGGAAAACCAGCCAGCCAAAGATGAAACAACACTGTCTCCAAAAAgacaaatacaaaaagaaggaaacagAAGTCCGGTTACTCCAGGAAACTTTGAAAACCTTAAACAACAAAAGCTTCATTTTACTGAATGTACTAAGACAGAACATGCAATGTCAGGGGTGAAGGTAAATAGGACACCAGTCTCATCCAAGAAAAGGCGCCGTAGCAATGCCGAGAT TCTTTCACAGAGTCGCAAGAAGCGTGCTGTTCCCAGGAACTTGTCATCAAGCCCAGAAATATTGACTCCACCAGACACTCCATCAGGCACTAACATGGGGGATG TACCATCGTGTCGATGGGGACATGACATGTGCCTGATTGGTAATCGAAAATCAATTCTGGTTGGAGGTCAAGGGAGCAAGTTGCAGATGGCAAAAGACTCAGTTTGGACTCTGGATATGAGTCAAG GTTGTGCAACATGGATTCAAGAAACCTACGAAAGCGGTGGAGCAGACAGAAGGATTGGACACACTGTCACATACGATCCAGACAAGAAAGTTTTGTACGTGTATGGAGGCTCCAAGAACAAAAGATGGTTCAATGATGTCAACATACTTGATCTTCAAGAGAATACTTGGACTGCAGTAAAG GCATTTGGCAGTGCACCTACCAGAGCCTACCACAGCTGTAACTTTTTCAAGGGCGAGCTTCTTGTGTTTGGCGGAGTATATCCCAATCCAGATCCTCAGCCAGACAGTTGTAGTAGTGAACTTTTTATCTTCAATGCCGATGCAAAAAACTGGTATAAGCCTCTCACCACAGGGACACCACCTTGCCCAAAATCAGG TCACTCTGCATCCTTAATAGAGGACAGATTAGTGCTGTTTGGAGGCTGGGATTTTCCACAATGTTTTAATGATGTTTCTATTATTGACTTGG CCATGATGGAGTTTTCTTCTCCTGTTATGACAGGCTGTTTGCCTTCTCCTCGTAGTTGGCACGCTTCTGCTGTTCTTCCAAAACAAAGGATATTTATCCACGGTGGTTATGATGGAAATCAGATTCTGACAGattcctttatttttaatCTCG CGTTATTAACATGCACAGCAGTGAAGACAAGTAACAAACTCACAGCCAGAGCTGGCCATGTTGCTATGTATTTGCCCGTAGAAGGTGACCAGGAAGGAGAAGAGGAAATTGTAGTGTTTGGTGGTGGTGACAATGAGGGAGGATATTTCAACGATCTAGTTATTTTCACACCCTCAGTCTGTTAA
- the LOC141889448 gene encoding uncharacterized protein LOC141889448: MAAEPGDGLIKFSLDFITKTTLGKLKAAELVFTLLAGACGISVLSYSGCNCSSKVGFFDFVAWTAFINALIDMVIHLIGLWERLYWIFRHPAIFFVLCLLADVGFLIGSSLVAWCSAARCVTNPKTAAAAAFFGFVCLVLFAFETYLNLKIYRGMEEEARQQSSGQNKGPDFVEPPIGPPPPYARSGGVV; encoded by the coding sequence ATGGCTGCAGAGCCAGGGGACGGACTGATCAAGTTTTCTTTGGACTTTATCACAAAAACTACACTTGGAAAGCTGAAAGCTGCAGAGCTTGTGTTTACACTTTTAGCTGGTGCTTGTGGGATTTCTGTTCTATCCTATAGTGGTTGTAACTGTAGTTCTAAGGTTGGTTTCTTTGACTTTGTGGCTTGGACCGCTTTCATCAATGCGCTTATCGACATGGTGATCCATCTTATTGGCTTGTGGGAAAGGCTCTATTGGATTTTCCGTCATCCTGCGATCTTTTTCGTTCTTTGTCTTCTGGCAGACGTTGGGTTTTTGATCGGTTCCAGCCTCGTTGCTTGGTGTTCAGCTGCCCGCTGTGTGACAAACCCAAAAACCGCAGCAGCCGCTGCGTTTTTCGGTTTCGTTTGCCTTGTTTTGTTCGCTTTTGAGACCTACTTGAACCTGAAGATCTACAGAGGCATGGAAGAGGAGGCGAGGCAGCAATCTTCCGGGCAAAACAAAGGTCCCGACTTCGTTGAACCGCCGATAGGTCCGCCTCCTCCATACGCTCGATCAGGTGGAGTTGTGTGA
- the LOC141890090 gene encoding uncharacterized protein LOC141890090: MSTEEPPARRCCDTQWTVTTKEGWLKLVEAIITLLTFSILASHPISYRAEYEYLIFVATTTFIFVVLHIALRITHLFEKLPSPLTHPLIGLVGCFSASLALLVGSAIPFARGEEYRQSSLKSSGICGFISTALFFFEGVYFIFLYRRLSRRGRKAERKEDLLQPPEKV; the protein is encoded by the coding sequence ATGAGCACTGAGGAGCCACCTGCCAGACGTTGTTGCGATACTCAGTGGACCGTTACTACAAAGGAGGGATGGCTCAAGCTTGTGGAAGCGATTATAACACTACTCACGTTCTCAATCTTGGCGTCTCATCCGATCAGCTACAGAGCGGAGTACGAATATTTGATATTCGTGGCGACAACTACATTCATTTTTGTCGTATTGCACATCGCTCTTCGCATTACCCACTTGTTTGAGAAGTTACCGTCGCCGTTGACTCATCCATTGATCGGTCTTGTTGGCTGTTTTTCGGCGTCTCTGGCTCTGCTGGTCGGTTCCGCCATTCCGTTCGCCAGGGGAGAAGAGTATCGTCAAAGTAGTTTAAAATCCTCAGGGATTTGTGGTTTCATATCCACagccttgtttttctttgaaggcGTCTACTTTATCTTCCTCTATCGCCGACTTTCAAGACGTGGAAGGAAAGCAGAGAGGAAAGAAGATTTGCTTCAACCTCCAGAGAAAGTCTAG